The DNA window TCCTGGCCTCGTTTCTCGACGAACCCTTTTCCCCCAGCCCCTACACACCGGTCTCGCGCCTCTTTTGGAACGAGTTCTTCATCGACCCCGAGGGGATCCCCGAGTTTCAGCCCTCCCCCGGGACCCAAGGCTTACTGGCCCGGCTCCGGAAGGCCCCCCTCGTCGACTACCGCGAGGGCATGCGCCTCAAGCGCCGCGTCTTGGAAGCGCTGGCGGCGGACTTTTTCTCGGGGGCGGCCTCCCGGCGGGAAGCGTTCGAAGGGTTCGCGAAGTCCCGGCCCCGCCTCGACGACTACGCCCGGTTTCGCGCGGGCATCGAGGGCCGCGAGGGGGACCCGGCGGCGATCCGGTATCATCTCTACGTTCAGTGGGTCGCGGATGAGCAACTGGCGGAGGCGGTCCGTGCGGGGGCGCGGGATGGGACGAGGCTCTATCTCGATTTTCCCTTGGGTGTTCACCCGGACGGCTACGACCTTTGGCGGTTTCGCGACCTCTTCGTGGAAAACGTCTCCGTCGGGGCCCCTCCCGATCCCTTCTATGCGAAGGGACAGAACTGGGGCTTCCCTCCCCTCCATCCCGGCCGGTTGCATCCAGGGGGACTCGACTATTTCCGGGAATGTCTGCGGCACCACCTTCGTCACGCGACTCTCTTGAGGATCGACCACGTCATGGCCTTCCACCGCCTCTTTTGGATCCCCAACGGCTTCGACGCGGCGGACGGCGTCTACGTCCGCTACCCGGCCGAGGCCTTCTACGACGCCGTCTGCGAGGAATCGCGGGCGAGCGGCGCGTGGATCGTCGGCGAGGACCTGGGGACGGTCCCTCCCGAGGTGAGGCCCGCCTTGAAGGCCCGCGGTCTCCTGCGCTCCCACGTCCTCCCCTTCGAGTCGGACGAATTCCCGGAAATCCCGGGGGAATGCCTTGCGGCCTTGAACACCCACGACATGCCCCCGTTCGCCGCCGCCTACGAGAGGCCCGAAGAGGCGCGCGAGGCCCTTCGCCGGTCGCTCGAAGGCCTGGCCCGCAGTCCGGCCTCCCTCCTGCAGATCAATCTCGAGGACCTCTGGCTCGAGCGGGAGCCTCAGAACGTCCCCGGCACGACGGACGACGTCGCGAACTGGCGGCGGAAGGCGCGGTATCCCATCGAGGAATTCACGGCCGACGCAGGCGTCGTTTCGCTCCTTCGGGAAATAGATGCCTTGAGGAGGCTGGCGTCCAAGCTATAATGACGATCTCCATGCCCAACCCTCTGACAGTCGTTCCGAACCCCGCAAGCCTCTCCCTCTTGGGCGACCAGGACCTTCATCTCTTCAACGAGGGGACGCACACCCGCCTCTACGAAAAGCTCGGCGCCCACCCCGTCGCCCTTGGGGGCCGCCCCGGCACGTATTTCGCCGTCTGGGCCCCCGACGCGAAGGCGGTTTCCGTCGCGGGCGACTTCAACGGCTGGAACCCCAAGAACGCCCCGCTCGCCCCGCGGGGGCGTTCCGGGATCTGGGAAGGCTTTGTCCCCGGCGTGGGTCCCGGGGCCTTGTACAAGTACCGGATCGCCTCGCGCTATCACGGCCTCAAGACCGAGAAGGCGGACCCTGTCGGCTTTTTTCACGAAGTCTCGCCACGGACGGCCTCCGTCGTCACGGACCTGGCCTACGACTGGGGGGACGCCGAATGGATGGCGGTCCGCGCCTCCAAGAATCGCCTCGACGCCCCCATGTCCATCTACGAGCTGCACCTGGGGTCCTGGAAAAAGGGGTTGTCGTACCGCGAGATCGCGCCCCTCCTGGCCGATCACGTCTCGGACCTGGGATTCACCCACGTCGAATTCCTGCCGGTCATGGAGCACCCGTTCTACGGGTCCTGGGGTTACCAGACGACGGGCTACTTCGCCCCGACCGCGCGCTACGGGACGCCGCAGGACTTCATGGCCCTGGTCGACCACCTCCACCGCCGCGGGATCGGCGTCATCTTGGATTGGGTCCCCTCGCACTTCCCCACCGACCCGCACGGGCCCGGGTTCTTCGACGGGACCCATCTCTACGAGCACGCCCACCCGAGCCAGGGCTTCCACCCCGACTGGAAGAGCTACGTCTTCAACTACAAGCGGAACG is part of the bacterium genome and encodes:
- a CDS encoding 4-alpha-glucanotransferase; amino-acid sequence: MTTLESEARRRGIETSYLDVAGRRCEAKPEVLEAVLEAMGGYSVIESPAASSSPPRAQTPPAGIRLWGVFLPLYALRSERSWGSGDFTDLGRLIRWAAGLGARFVGTLPLLASFLDEPFSPSPYTPVSRLFWNEFFIDPEGIPEFQPSPGTQGLLARLRKAPLVDYREGMRLKRRVLEALAADFFSGAASRREAFEGFAKSRPRLDDYARFRAGIEGREGDPAAIRYHLYVQWVADEQLAEAVRAGARDGTRLYLDFPLGVHPDGYDLWRFRDLFVENVSVGAPPDPFYAKGQNWGFPPLHPGRLHPGGLDYFRECLRHHLRHATLLRIDHVMAFHRLFWIPNGFDAADGVYVRYPAEAFYDAVCEESRASGAWIVGEDLGTVPPEVRPALKARGLLRSHVLPFESDEFPEIPGECLAALNTHDMPPFAAAYERPEEAREALRRSLEGLARSPASLLQINLEDLWLEREPQNVPGTTDDVANWRRKARYPIEEFTADAGVVSLLREIDALRRLASKL